The following coding sequences are from one Pseudonocardia sp. EC080619-01 window:
- a CDS encoding DUF998 domain-containing protein, with translation MRLGLVLLASQMLYLPLELLVVRTVRAPYDLVGSTISELGAVTCAEYPGPAAVVAVCSPWHAVMNTAFVVFGALMAVGAVLARPAFRPGRLGTVAAGAWVVTGLGSIGTGLVPVDVSVDLHLLVSNPVAVAQPCALLLTARVLPRPSPLLAATGTALGLVAAAATVVFLGAGPPELGGLLERLVVWPATVWLGAVAVRLLLRDEEPSRVR, from the coding sequence TGGAACTGCTCGTGGTCCGCACGGTGAGAGCGCCGTACGACCTGGTGGGAAGCACGATCAGCGAGCTGGGTGCGGTCACCTGCGCCGAGTACCCCGGTCCCGCCGCTGTGGTGGCGGTCTGCTCGCCGTGGCACGCGGTGATGAACACCGCGTTCGTCGTCTTCGGGGCCCTCATGGCCGTCGGAGCGGTGCTCGCCCGACCTGCGTTCCGCCCCGGCCGGCTCGGCACCGTCGCGGCCGGGGCGTGGGTGGTCACCGGGCTGGGCTCGATCGGTACCGGGCTGGTGCCGGTCGACGTGTCGGTGGATCTCCATCTGCTCGTGTCGAATCCCGTCGCCGTCGCGCAGCCGTGCGCGCTGCTCCTCACCGCACGGGTGTTGCCGCGGCCGAGTCCGCTTCTCGCCGCGACCGGTACCGCACTCGGTCTCGTCGCGGCGGCCGCCACCGTGGTGTTCCTGGGAGCGGGTCCGCCGGAGCTGGGTGGGCTCCTGGAGCGGCTGGTCGTCTGGCCGGCCACGGTGTGGCTCGGCGCTGTCGCCGTGCGCCTCCTGCTCCGCGACGAGGAGCCATCACGCGTCCGGTAG
- a CDS encoding TetR/AcrR family transcriptional regulator, with the protein MERDDGEPSSRDKVLRAAMQMFGDDPGTRLTVRAVAARAGVSTGSLRYHFPTQRELQDEVLTRIYDLVVSDDTIHDTTTPARDRLVGCLRQVLVGTGVGEQARAATLKVVREWVEPEPTEDNRAAYLAMEREMQRRVEYWLTVLANEGAVTADDTARRAKFLLTVVNGLGLERALPAEESLLQTETDTLYTAVDGVLGPRDQ; encoded by the coding sequence ATGGAGCGTGACGACGGTGAGCCGAGCAGCCGGGACAAGGTCCTCCGCGCCGCCATGCAGATGTTCGGGGATGACCCCGGGACGAGACTGACCGTGCGGGCGGTCGCGGCCCGGGCCGGGGTGAGCACGGGATCGCTCCGCTACCACTTCCCGACCCAGCGCGAACTGCAGGACGAGGTGCTCACCCGCATCTACGACCTCGTCGTCTCCGACGACACGATCCACGACACCACGACGCCCGCCCGGGACCGGCTGGTCGGCTGCCTCCGCCAGGTGCTCGTCGGCACCGGCGTGGGCGAACAGGCGCGAGCCGCGACGCTGAAGGTCGTCCGGGAGTGGGTCGAGCCCGAGCCGACCGAGGACAACCGGGCCGCCTACCTCGCCATGGAGCGGGAGATGCAGCGACGGGTCGAGTACTGGCTGACCGTGCTGGCGAACGAGGGCGCCGTCACTGCCGACGACACCGCACGACGGGCGAAGTTCCTGCTCACCGTCGTCAACGGGCTCGGCCTGGAGCGGGCGCTGCCCGCCGAGGAGTCACTGCTGCAGACCGAGACGGACACCCTGTACACCGCCGTCGACGGAGTTCTCGGTCCGCGCGACCAGTGA